A region of the Aggregicoccus sp. 17bor-14 genome:
CGGCGGGGTAGATGCACCCTGCGTGCCCACGTTGCGAAAAAAATTTCCCACCGTGCTTCCGGGCACTTGGCCGGCCGCCGGTCGCGCGCTGCGGGCGGCCTGTCGCGTCGGAGGGAGAAAACCCTGGCATTTTTGCCACAGTGGCCCGGAAACCTTTCCAGGTAAGGTCCCCCGCCGTGAGCCCTACCAGCCCCGACATCATCACCCTTCGCAGCGTGGAGGAGGCCGCCCAGCGGCTCGAGCAGGTCGGCTACCTGCCCTCACCGGAGATCGCCACCGCCGCCTTCCTCGCGGACCGGATGGACAAGCCCATCCTGGTGGAGGGGCCGGCCGGGGTGGGCAAGACGGAGCTCGCGAAGGCGCTGGCGCAGGGGCTGGGCCGCGAGCTCATCCGGCTGCAGTGCTACGAGGGCCTCGACGAGGCCAAGGCGCTCTACGAGTGGGAGTACGCGAAGCAGCTGCTGTACACCCAGCTGCTCAAGGACAAGATCGGCGAGATGGTGCAGGGCACCGGCTCGCTCTCGGAGGCGGCGGACCGGCTCGCCGGCAGCGACGCGGTGTTCTTCTCCGAGCGCTTCCTGCTGCCCCGCCCCATCCTGCGCGCCCTGCTCTCCGAGCGCCCCGCGCTCCTGCTGGTGGACGAGATCGACAAGGCGGACCCCGAGTTCGAGGCCTTCCTCCTCGAGGTGCTCTCGGACAACGCCGTCACCCTGCCGGAGCTGGGGACCTTCAAGGCGCGCCACGTGCCGCGGGTGCTGCTCACCTCGAACAACGCGCGCGAGCTCTCGGACGCCCTCAAGCGCCGCTGCCTGCACCTGCACATCGACTTCCCGGACCGCGAGCGCGAGCTGCGCATCGTGCGCTCGCGCCTGCCCCACGTGGCGCAGGCGCTCGCCGAGCAGGTGGTGGAGGCGGTGGCGGCCATCCGCGCACTGGAGCTGAAGAAGGCCCCCTCCATCAGCGAGACCCTGGACTGGGCGCAGAGCCTCGCGCTGCTCAACGCGGACGTGCTGAGCGCGGACCTCGTCGCCGCCACGCTCAACGTGGTGCTCAAGCACGAGGGCGACATCGAGAAGGCGCGCGGCAGTCTGTCTCAGATCGCGCAGGGCTGACACCGGCCGGGGCGCGACCCTTGCGACGCGTTGCCCTTCGCCGGCAGGGTGCGCATCTGGCGTTGACTTACCCGGCGCGCCGGGTACTTTGCGTTCAAACCTTTCCCAAGGACCCACCCTCATGTCCTCCTCGACCTCCTCGCAGGGCGTGCGCGCCGACCAGATCTGGCTCGATGGCAAGCTGATGAAGTGGGACGAGGGGCACGTGCACGTGATGACGCACGCGCTCCACTACGGCCTGGGCGTGTTCGAGGGGATCCGCGCCTACCGGACGCAGGACGGGCGGCTCGCGATCTTCCGGCTGAAGGAGCACATCCGCCGGCTCTTCGACTCGGCGCACATCTGCATGCTGAAGATGCCCTTCACCGAGGCGCAGCTGGAGGAGGCCTGCCTCGAGCTGCTGCGCAAGCAGAAGGACCTCTTCGCCAACGGCGCCTACCTGCGCCCCATCGCCTTCATGGGGGACGGGGCCATGGGCCTGGGCGCGGTGAACCCCACCCGCGTGGCGGTGACGGCGTGGGACTGGGGCGCGTACCTGGGCGACAAGGGCATCCGCGAGGGCATCCGCGCGAAGATCAGCTCCTTCACCCGCCTGCACGTGAACGTGAACATGGTGCGCGGGAAGATCACCGGCCAGTACGTGAACTCCATCATGGCCAAGCGCGAGGCGGTGCTCGCCGGCTACGACGAGGCCATCCTCCTGGACGCGAACGGCTTCGTGGCCGAGGCCTCGGGCGAGAACATCTTCCAGGTGAACAAGAAGGGCGTGATCAAGACCCCGCCCCTCTCCTGCCCCATCCTGGACGGCATCACCCGCGACTCGGTCATCCGCATCCTCCAGGACGCGGGCCACACCGTGCAGGAGGTGACCTTCACCCGCGACGCGCTCTACGTGACGAACGAGATCTTCTTCACCGGCACGGCCGCGGAGATCACCCCGGTGCGCGAGATCGACAACCGGCAGGTGGGCACGGGCAAGCCGGGGCCCATCACGCAGCTCGTCCAGGAGACGTACTTCCGGGCGGTGCGCGGGCAGGAACCCCGGTACGCCGAGTGGCTGACCTACGTCTAGCCGGAGGGCGGGCGCACGGCCCGTAGAGGGCGCCGGGCGTTTTAATTGTCCTAAGCGCGCGGAATTTCTACAATCACGGCGTCGTTTCCACCCGCGGTCCGGGGAAGGGGCATTTCCCCGGGGCCCGCGCGCGAAGGAGCCGTACGTCCGTGAAGGAACGCTACCAAGAGATCGACGAGAAGAACGACTCCCTTCGCGAGTACCTCGACATCTACAAGTCGAAGTCGAAGGAGTTCCTCGAGCGCTTCGAGATGTCGTGGATCTACCACGACGCGGCGCTGGAGGGCGTCGTCTACACGCCGCAGGAGCTGCAGGTGGCGCTGCACCCGCAGCGCGGCGCGGCGGAAGCGTCCATGGTCCCGGTGGTGCTGGAGATCCGCAACCACAAGGCCGTCTGCGACTACATCCGCGAGGAGGCCACGGGCGGCAAGAAGCAGGCGCAGATCACGCTGACCACGATCAAGCGCATGCACGACCTGTTCGCGGGCAACACGCCCGAGGCACAGGCGGCGCGTGCGGCGGCGGAGCGGCGCGAGCGCACCGAGAAGGAGCTGGCGAAGGAGCGCGAGAAGGGCGGCTACCGCAAGGACATGCCCCTGCACCGCACCTACTTCCACGACATCGCGCAGCCGGCGAAGATCCCCGCCCTGCTCGAGAAGCTGGTGGACTACACCGCGAGCGCGGAGTTCCGCGAGTTCCACCCGCTGAAGCAGGCGGCCACGGTGCAGCACCAGTTCCTGCAGATCTTCCCCTTCACCGAGCACAGCGGGAAGGTCGCGCGCATGTGCTCGAACCTCATCCTGCTGCGCCACGGGTACATGCCGGCGGTCATCCACTCCATCGACCGGCAGAAGTACTACGAGAGCTTCCGCGCGCCCGTGGGCGCCTTCCGCACGCTGCTGATGGACGCGATCGAGAACTCGCTCGACAACGGGCTCAAGTACTTCCGCGACCTCAACCGCCGCTACAAGGCGATCAACTAGTCCCCCACCCCGCCGCCGTGATCCTCGGAGCCCACGAGTCCATCGCCGGCGGCGTGAGCCAGGCCTTTGCCCGCGCCGAGGCCCACGGCGCGAAGAGCCTGCAGATCTTCACCAAGAACGCGCGCGGCTGGAGCGCCCCGCCCCTCGCGGACGCGGAGGCCGCGGCCTTCCGGCGCGAGGCCGCGCGCACGGGGCTCCCCTCCGTCGCCCACGGCAGCTACCTGGTGAACCTCGCCACCGAGGACGCCGGCCACCGCGAGCGCTCCCTCGCGTGCGTCACCGAGGAGCTCACCCGCTGCGAGCGCCTGGGGGTGAGCCTGCTCGTGCTGCACCCGGGCGGCCACCCGGACGAGAAGCGCGGGCTGAGGCTCATCGCCGAGGGGATCGACGAGGTCCACGCCCGCACGCCCGGCTTTCGCGCCCGCCTCTGCCTCGAGGTGACGGCCGGCCAGGGGAATTGCCTGGGCTGGCGCTTCGAGCACCTCGCGGAGATCTTGAATCAGGTGAAGGCCGAGTCCCGCGTCTCTCTGTGCCTGGACACCTGCCACCTCTACGCGGCCGGCTACGATCTGGCCACCGAGCGCGGCTATGCGCAGGTGATGGACGCGTGCGACCGGCTGGTGGGGCTCGAGCGCGTCGCCTGCTTCCACCTGAACGACTGCAAGAAGGGCCTCGGCTGCCGCGTGGACCGCCACGAGGAGATCGGCCGGGGAGCACTCGGGCTGACGGCCTTTCGCTGCCTCGTCAACGATCCCCGCTTCCGGGACACCGTCGGGGTCCTGGAAACGCCGGTTCCGGAGCGTTATTCAGACGCTCTTCAGCTTCTCCACTCGCTGGTCCAGACGTAAAAGCGTCCCTCGCCCGCCATGCCTGTCTCCCCCACAGCCCCCGGCCGTAAGCCTCCGGCCCCCGTCCCCGCGCCGCTCCCGGAGGACGGATCGGAGCCCCCGCCGAGGCTCGCGCACCTGCCGGCGCGCGACAAGCTCGAGCGCCTGCTGCGGGTGGCCAAGGGTCACAAGCGCGCGCTCATCGTCACCCACGACAACCCGGACCCGGACTCCATCGCGGCCGCGGTGGCGCTGGGCCACGTGCTGGAGAGCTGCGCGGGCGTGGAGGCGGAGGTCGGCTACGGGGGCATCATCGGGCGCGCGGAGAACATCGCCTTCGTGAAGGTGCTGCGCCTGCCCGTCACGCACATCAGCCAGCTGAACTTCGACGACTACGATCTCTTCGGCCTCGTGGACACGCAGCCGCCCGTGGGCAACCACTCGCTGCCCTCGCGAATCCGCACGGACATCGTCGTGGACCACCACCCCTTGCGCGACGAGAGCCTGCTCTGCCCCTTCGCGGACGTGGGCGGCGACTTCGGCGCCACCTCGACCATGCTGGTGGAGTACCTGCGCGCGGCGCGGCAGGAGCCCTCGGTGGAGGTGGCCACCGCGCTCTTCTACGGCATCAAGGCGGACACCCGGGACCTGGGCCGCGAGACGACCCAGACGGACGTGGACAGCTACCTGTGGCTGTTCCCGCGCTGCGACAAGCAGCTGCTGGGGCAGATCGAGCACCCGGTGCTCCCCGCGCGCTACTTCCAGCTCTACCACACGGCCTTCGAGCGGGCGAAGGTGCACGGCACCGCGATCGTGACGAACCTCGAGGAGGTCTACTCGCCGGACATGGTCGCCGAGGTCGCCGAGCGGATGATGTTCCTCGAGGGGATGAAGTGGAGCCTCGCGTACGGGACCTTCCGCAACCAGCTCTTCGTCTCCCTGCGCGTGAAGGACCGCCGCATGAACGCGGGCCGCCTCATCCGCGAGATCTGCGACAACAAGGGCGGCTCCTCGGGCGGCCACGGGAGCATGGCGGGTGCGCGCCTGCCGCTCTCGGGCAACGCCGCGAAGCGCAAGGCCTTCAAGCGCGAGCTCGTGGCGCAGTTCCTCGAGGCCTTCGGCGTCTCCGAGGAGCGCCCGGTGGCCCTGCTGTCCGCGCAGGACACGTGATCTACTGGGATCACAACGCGTCCACCCCCCTGCGCCCCGAGGTGGCCGCGCAGCTCGCGCAGGCGCTCTCTGCGGGCGCCCCCGCCGCGAACCCCTCGAGCACGCACCGCGAGGGGCGCGCCGCCCGCGCGAGGCTCGATGCGGCGCGCGCCCGGGTGGCCCGCGTGCTGGGCTGCGAGCCGAAGGAGGTGTGCTTCACCGCCTCGGGCTCCGAGGCCGCCGCGCTCGCGCTCAAGGGAGCCTTCCTCGAGCGCACGCGGAAGGAGCCCGCGCGCCGGCGCATCGTCACCTCGAGCATCGAGCACCCCGCGCTGC
Encoded here:
- a CDS encoding AAA family ATPase — translated: MSPTSPDIITLRSVEEAAQRLEQVGYLPSPEIATAAFLADRMDKPILVEGPAGVGKTELAKALAQGLGRELIRLQCYEGLDEAKALYEWEYAKQLLYTQLLKDKIGEMVQGTGSLSEAADRLAGSDAVFFSERFLLPRPILRALLSERPALLLVDEIDKADPEFEAFLLEVLSDNAVTLPELGTFKARHVPRVLLTSNNARELSDALKRRCLHLHIDFPDRERELRIVRSRLPHVAQALAEQVVEAVAAIRALELKKAPSISETLDWAQSLALLNADVLSADLVAATLNVVLKHEGDIEKARGSLSQIAQG
- a CDS encoding branched-chain amino acid transaminase, with protein sequence MSSSTSSQGVRADQIWLDGKLMKWDEGHVHVMTHALHYGLGVFEGIRAYRTQDGRLAIFRLKEHIRRLFDSAHICMLKMPFTEAQLEEACLELLRKQKDLFANGAYLRPIAFMGDGAMGLGAVNPTRVAVTAWDWGAYLGDKGIREGIRAKISSFTRLHVNVNMVRGKITGQYVNSIMAKREAVLAGYDEAILLDANGFVAEASGENIFQVNKKGVIKTPPLSCPILDGITRDSVIRILQDAGHTVQEVTFTRDALYVTNEIFFTGTAAEITPVREIDNRQVGTGKPGPITQLVQETYFRAVRGQEPRYAEWLTYV
- a CDS encoding Fic family protein, with protein sequence MKERYQEIDEKNDSLREYLDIYKSKSKEFLERFEMSWIYHDAALEGVVYTPQELQVALHPQRGAAEASMVPVVLEIRNHKAVCDYIREEATGGKKQAQITLTTIKRMHDLFAGNTPEAQAARAAAERRERTEKELAKEREKGGYRKDMPLHRTYFHDIAQPAKIPALLEKLVDYTASAEFREFHPLKQAATVQHQFLQIFPFTEHSGKVARMCSNLILLRHGYMPAVIHSIDRQKYYESFRAPVGAFRTLLMDAIENSLDNGLKYFRDLNRRYKAIN
- a CDS encoding deoxyribonuclease IV; the encoded protein is MILGAHESIAGGVSQAFARAEAHGAKSLQIFTKNARGWSAPPLADAEAAAFRREAARTGLPSVAHGSYLVNLATEDAGHRERSLACVTEELTRCERLGVSLLVLHPGGHPDEKRGLRLIAEGIDEVHARTPGFRARLCLEVTAGQGNCLGWRFEHLAEILNQVKAESRVSLCLDTCHLYAAGYDLATERGYAQVMDACDRLVGLERVACFHLNDCKKGLGCRVDRHEEIGRGALGLTAFRCLVNDPRFRDTVGVLETPVPERYSDALQLLHSLVQT
- a CDS encoding bifunctional oligoribonuclease/PAP phosphatase NrnA encodes the protein MPVSPTAPGRKPPAPVPAPLPEDGSEPPPRLAHLPARDKLERLLRVAKGHKRALIVTHDNPDPDSIAAAVALGHVLESCAGVEAEVGYGGIIGRAENIAFVKVLRLPVTHISQLNFDDYDLFGLVDTQPPVGNHSLPSRIRTDIVVDHHPLRDESLLCPFADVGGDFGATSTMLVEYLRAARQEPSVEVATALFYGIKADTRDLGRETTQTDVDSYLWLFPRCDKQLLGQIEHPVLPARYFQLYHTAFERAKVHGTAIVTNLEEVYSPDMVAEVAERMMFLEGMKWSLAYGTFRNQLFVSLRVKDRRMNAGRLIREICDNKGGSSGGHGSMAGARLPLSGNAAKRKAFKRELVAQFLEAFGVSEERPVALLSAQDT